ctctctctctcatggggATCTTGATGGCAACGTGTTTGCTGGCTCTTTTCTATGGTTTCTCCTGCCTCTGCAAGTTACTTCTCAGAAGGAGAGACCAGGCATGCTATCTGCTGGCCTACGAGTGCCACATGCCACCAGACGACATGAAGCTCAGCGCTGATTCATGCGTGAAAATCGTCTCGCGGAACAGGAATCTGGGACTGGAAGAATTCAGGTTTCTCTTGAAAACTATTACCCATTCGGGCATTGGCCAGGAAACTTACTGCGCAAGAAACATCATCCAAGGCCGAGAAGAAACTGCAACCCGAGAAGATGAACTTGCGGAGATGGATGGCATCATCTTTGACGCACTGGACAAGCTTTTCGCACGGGCTACCTCAATTTCTCGGTCGCAAATCGACATTCTTGTCGTCAATGTGTCGATGTTCTCCCCTGCACCGTCCCTATCTTCACGTATAGTGAATCGTTACAAGATGAGGGACGACATCAAGAGCTTCAACCTCTCGGGAATGGGCTGCAGTGCGAGCCTCATTGCCATTGACGTTGTACAAAACTTGTTCAAGTCACACAAGAATGCGAATGCCATCGTTGTAAGCACAGAATCGTTGGCTCCTCATTGGTATTGCGGCGTAGAAAAATCCATGATGCTCACAAACTGTCTCTTCCGCTCGGGAGGGTGCGCGATGCTGCTCACGAACAAGCGAAGCCTAAAGCACCAAGCCAAACTGAAATTAAATCATTTGGTACGAATGCACACCGGCTCAAACGACGAAGCATATAACTGTTGCATACAGACAGAAGATGAGAGTGGAAATCGAGGTTTCCGCCTTACCAAATACCTAGTAAAAGCAGCAACTAAGGGTTTTACAAAGAACCTCCAAGTTCTAGCACCAAAAATACTTCCACTAAGAGAAATACTTAGGTATCTGGTGGCCTCTAGGCTTAACAATATTAGAACTAGTATTACAAGCCAAAAGCCAAAAGCAGATGGGAGACTAGGGTTGAATCTCAAGACAGGAATAGAGCACTTCTGTATTCACCCTGGTGGAAGAGCAATCATAGATGGGATTGGGAAGAGCTTAGGGCTAAGTGATTTTGACGTTGAGCCGTCAAGAATGGCTCTTCACCGGTTCGGAAACACATCGGGGGCCGGATTTTGGTACGCTTTGGGATACATGGAGGCAAAGAAGAGGCTTAAGAAGGGGAACAGGATTCTGATGAGTGGATTTGGAGCTGGTTTTAAGTGCAACAATATTGTGTGGGAAGTGATGAAGGACTTGGATGATGTCAATGTGTGGAAAGACTGCATAGATAGTTACCCTAGGGATCTAAACAAAGTCAATCCGTTCATGGAGAAGTATGGCTGGATACATGATGATTATATAGGCTTTGTTAGGTTTGACATGTCCCTATTAGTTATTGAGTAATGCTACACTTACAACATTTTTCATATTACATTTGGATCATTTTCTCTAATAGAAGTAGGACCCATCAACTTATGTGGGTCTCATCTCTATTAGAAAAATGGTACAAATGTGGTATGAAAAATGCGATAAGAATAGCATTTTTATTAGCTGTTTGATTTTTCAGCACTTAATAAGTTTGCGTTTTTCttttaccttgtggagaagtgTGGTTGTTTGAAGTTTGTATGAAGTTTTTCAAGCCCTGTAGTCAGGATGTATCTCATAAATAAACCCTGATCGATTAGGTGTtccaggtttttttttataaaaataagagTTCATTAATTTTCTAGATGTGAGGCCATGATCTATATCAGTATTTCCTTTGCTAGCAAACTCTCTTTTTGATATATTTGTATTCCCTTTGCTAGTACTACATTTACCACAAAGAAGTACATTACTCTCATAGTTAGAGAGAACCGTCACTGGAAACACCACTTCATGTCCGACTTGCATGTGTTAAGCATGCTGCCAGCGTTCATTGACGTGGCGGTATACACCTAGCTCCACAGCAAAGCAAGTCATTAACTACTGGTTTCTTTCCTCCAGAATATCACttgtaataaaaataagaaaacactACATATTTCAACCTCAGCAGCAGCACACCTCGTATTTCCTTCACTTTAACAAGTGATATTTGGCTTGTATGACCTGTGGAGATTACCCTAAATTTTCAAGGACAAGACAACTGTTTGGTTCTAGGGCATCAAGGGTAACAGCTAAAGAAAATACAAGCTGAACTTTTACAATTTAAACACTGAGATTTAGGTGCACCAACAGAGGTGCGCCCTTCAAAAATAGGCGTTTAAGCGATGAGCACACAATATTATTTAGTAAAAGTTGAAAGAATTGTTCGCTTTGTGCTCAATGTATGGTTCCGTAAGTTTCCCGCAGCCTACAATATTttatggggtgtgatatccacacacctgacctcattttacttctcatatacccttttaattttcggccgtcaaatcgaatgaattaaagaaaatcaacggacagaaattaacaagaggtgtgtgagaagtaatttgggatatgtggatagcacaccccttttttATATGAGCTCGAAGGTAGATAGTTCTTTGCTCCTGTGGCGGGTGTGGGACAAATAGTTTGGCGTCCACTTCTTTGCTAACTCCCAACTTTTTTGCTCAAATCCCACAGAACCTCTGGTCTATTTTTTGCTATTGCCACCAAAATTCTTTGCCCGTTGAAAGATCATATCCAGTCCAAAACTCTGAGCATGCAAGTTCCTTTGTTGATTCTTAATATGAAATCAGGCCTTGATTGCGAACCAAAGTGGAAATTAGTTGACAAGAATTCTGTTGAAGACTTATagggcacgtttgtttgacaggattagcaaggcttggactggactagactatagtccTGTGTTTGGTGTGCAACCGGATTAGCTTTAATGGGCTTAGGTGGGACTCGCTCGGATTACACGCCTCCTTACGAGTTCTTAACGAAGAACCCCAATTTTGGGCGGACTCGTAAGCTCGGAGAGAAAACCGCGAGGATCCCTAACGTCCTGCTCGTCCTCATCTCTGCGAGGATCCCCAACGTCCCTCGTCCTGCTCGTCGCTCGTCGTCGACCTTGCCCTGCTTCCTCGTCGTcgtcctcctcaccctcatctcTGCGTCTTCTCGCCCTCATCTGGTCGGAGACAGTCTGGTAAGCTTCAAATCTTCGATTGATTTCGTCgaattgagattagaatttggggttttcatatttttagttcaaattgagattagaatttggggttttcgtATTTCAACTTTTCTggtaaacttcaaaatcaatttttaggtcaaattgagattagaatctgtttataccatatttaaggcctcgtatatttgggccttgggccttgtatttgggcctcacactaaagcccatactttgtaaaagaggaggagccccttattctataaaaggggactcctaccctcaTTCTGAGGGAGGCAAAAGAGCCAAGCCTAAGAAGGCTAAGAGAAGCTatcattacattcaggagagacctcacaccaccgaggctctcctctcccttctcttctttctccggggacttcccccaaacacttgtatccatacacttacagagaaacagaatcaactatcagtgtggacgtagcccaaaccttggggtgaaccacgataactcttgtgtcatttacattacttgcagattcacagtcggatttacgttgttccaagaccatccggttttgtgcatcaacagaatcTATGTGTGTAATCtttgtgtgtgtctgtgtgtgtgtgcgtgtgtgtgtatactatgtgtgtgtgtactctggtttgtctgtgtgtgtgtgtatactctCTGTGTGCGTGTAATCTCTGTTTGTGTATactctatgtgtgtgtgtgtgttgtgtgtaatatgtgtgtgtgtaagtgtaatatgtgtgtgtatactgtgtgtgtgtgtgtgtgtgtgtatgtatgtatgcaatgtgtgtgtgtatgtatgtatgtatgcagggtgtgtgtgagtgtatgtccgtgtgtgagagtgtgtatgtccgtgtgagtatgtgtgtgagtgtgtatgcagtgtgtgtgtgtgtgtgtatgtatgcagtgtgtgtgtgtatgtatgcacagtgtgtgtgtgtgtgtatgtatgcagtgtgtgtgtgtgtgtgtgtatgcagtgtgtatgtgtgtgtgtgtgtatgtatgccgtgtgtgtgtgtgtatgtatgcagtgtgtgtgtgtgtgtatgtatgcagtgtgtgtgtgtgtgtgtatgtatgcagtgtgtgtgtgtgtctatgtatgcagtgtgtgtgtgtgtatgtgtgtgtgtgtatgtatgcagtgtgtgtgtgtgtatgtatgcagtgtgtgtgtgtgtgtatgtatgcagtgtgtgtgtgtgtatgtatgcagtgtgtgtgtgtgtgtgtatgtatgcagtgtgtgtgtgtgtatgtatgtatgtatgcagtgtgtgtgtgtatgtatgtatgtatgcagggtgtgtgtgagtgtatgtccgtgtgagtatgtgtgtgagtgtgtatgcagtgtgtgtgtgtgtatgcagtgtgtgtgtgtgtgtatgtatgtatgcagtgtgtgtgtgtgtgtgtatgtatgcagtgtgtgtgtgtgtgtgtgtatgtatgccgtgtgtgtgtgtgtgtgtatgtatgcagtgtgtgtgtgtgtgtatgtatgcagtgtgtgtgtgtgtgtgtatgcagtgtgtgtgtgtatgtatgcagtgtatgtatgcagtgtgtgtgtgtgtgtgtatgtatgcagtgtgtgtgtgtgtgtatgcagtgtgagtgtgtgtatgtatgtatgcagtgtgtgtgtgtgtgtgtgtgtatgtatgtatgctgtgtgtgtgtgtgtgtgtgtgtgtgtgtgtgtgtgtgtgtgtgtatgtatgcagggtgtgtgtgagtgtatgtccgtgtgtgagagtgtgtatgtccgtgtgtgtgtgttagtgtgagtgtgagtgtgagtatgtatgtgtattttgcacatttgtccatgagtgtgtgtgtgtacttggtttataaccatgatattacaatgtgaatgttttgtattgtgtggggttgatgctgaattgcaATTTTTTGTGGTTGTTAGTTGTAGAGAAGATGAGCATAAACGgaaggctaaggctaaggctactgcattacaggtgtcctttaatttccctcttcacatgcaatgcctagcaatgatagcaatcctcatactagtgttcttagacacatgtttatagatgtataagagtagaacattttgaatatgatgcctcgggttaatgataacttttttttctcaacgccacctgtatatttgttgccttgGGTTAATGATAACTTTTTTATTTCCAACACCACCCGTATATTTGATGCCTCGGATTGTGACTTCGCTAGTTACTTTGATCTAGTTCATTTCGTATCATAATCACTTCATTTCCATCACCCTTAATAACAgtaaatattacatatataatgtccttaatttgttttttgttttttttttgtttggatagatatggaccgaatgaagcttttattgatcttattgttagagatgtcttatttggagacaatttgcatttgtacgattcttgtgttgatgatgctacgtggcaaacagagacatgttgaacgacccacattgactaaccgttcacttattagacgagagattagtttgtgttatctgaatggtataatagggaatactgatactgaatgtgtcaacgaattgagaatggatagaaggacttttggcatattatgtgacttacttcgtcaagatgggagggtaaaaaCTGATGATTTGGTGTCTGTAGAAGAGCaggtgtgtatgactttacaaatattagcacatcatactaagaatcgtagtgttggcggtagattttataggttgggagagactataagtaggtatttcaatagcgtattgcaaggaattttgcgattacaaGGTATCCTACTAAAAGTCCCTCAGCAtgtgcctattgattctacagatcctaggtggcaatgttttaaggtatgatgagaattttttttcattttccctaagctttaactct
This region of Malus domestica chromosome 07, GDT2T_hap1 genomic DNA includes:
- the LOC103416918 gene encoding 3-ketoacyl-CoA synthase 19; this translates as MGILMATCLLALFYGFSCLCKLLLRRRDQACYLLAYECHMPPDDMKLSADSCVKIVSRNRNLGLEEFRFLLKTITHSGIGQETYCARNIIQGREETATREDELAEMDGIIFDALDKLFARATSISRSQIDILVVNVSMFSPAPSLSSRIVNRYKMRDDIKSFNLSGMGCSASLIAIDVVQNLFKSHKNANAIVVSTESLAPHWYCGVEKSMMLTNCLFRSGGCAMLLTNKRSLKHQAKLKLNHLVRMHTGSNDEAYNCCIQTEDESGNRGFRLTKYLVKAATKGFTKNLQVLAPKILPLREILRYLVASRLNNIRTSITSQKPKADGRLGLNLKTGIEHFCIHPGGRAIIDGIGKSLGLSDFDVEPSRMALHRFGNTSGAGFWYALGYMEAKKRLKKGNRILMSGFGAGFKCNNIVWEVMKDLDDVNVWKDCIDSYPRDLNKVNPFMEKYGWIHDDYIGFVRFDMSLLVIE